The following coding sequences lie in one Nitrospirota bacterium genomic window:
- the rfaE2 gene encoding D-glycero-beta-D-manno-heptose 1-phosphate adenylyltransferase produces MMGAVIGKIKSKPDLAAIVEDLRRQGKRIVFTNGCFDLMHIGHTRYLQAARELGDVLVVGVNSDASVRSLNKGPGRPIVPQAQRAEVLAALACVDYVVVFDEPDPGALIGALQPDVLVKGGDWAPDRIVGREVVEARGGRVLSIPLVPGVSTSALVERIQAIKP; encoded by the coding sequence ATGATGGGGGCCGTGATCGGCAAGATCAAAAGCAAGCCGGATCTCGCGGCCATTGTGGAAGACTTGCGGCGGCAGGGCAAACGCATCGTGTTCACCAACGGCTGCTTCGATCTCATGCACATCGGCCACACCCGGTACTTGCAGGCGGCCCGCGAGTTGGGCGACGTGCTGGTGGTCGGCGTGAACAGCGACGCGTCGGTCCGCTCGCTGAACAAAGGGCCCGGACGCCCGATCGTCCCCCAGGCGCAGCGGGCGGAGGTCCTGGCCGCCTTGGCCTGCGTGGACTATGTGGTGGTGTTCGACGAGCCCGACCCCGGCGCGTTGATCGGGGCCTTGCAACCGGACGTGCTGGTCAAGGGCGGCGATTGGGCGCCGGACCGGATCGTCGGCCGCGAGGTCGTCGAGGCGCGCGGCGGGCGGGTCCTGAGCATCCCGCTCGTGCCCGGCGTGTCCACTAGCGCCCTCGTCGAGCGCATTCAAGCGATCAAACCGTAA
- a CDS encoding SprT-like domain-containing protein codes for MSALSAAHLQTTWAELNARYFRGTLPPIEIRWSARLTSSAGMFVSRVGPRARSGDGADTRPERRCIRLSIPLLRRPPKKRHGPEQEPLSTLAHEMIHQWQFDVLKRRPDHGPEFRRMMEAMNRDGLGVTIYHSLAKEVDALSRYAWRCQDCGRVYRRQRRTIHPRRHRCGACRGALRELPVAQRIRPVSRRRETGGSIQLTLPFSIA; via the coding sequence ATGTCGGCGCTGTCGGCTGCACATCTCCAAACCACCTGGGCGGAACTGAACGCGCGCTACTTCCGCGGGACGCTACCCCCGATCGAGATCCGCTGGAGTGCGCGACTCACATCCTCGGCCGGCATGTTCGTGAGCCGGGTCGGACCGAGGGCCAGGTCCGGCGACGGCGCGGACACGAGACCGGAGCGCCGGTGCATTCGCCTCTCCATCCCCCTGCTCCGGCGACCACCCAAGAAGCGTCACGGCCCGGAACAGGAGCCGCTCAGCACCCTGGCTCACGAGATGATTCACCAGTGGCAGTTCGACGTGCTCAAGCGCCGTCCCGATCACGGTCCGGAGTTCCGTCGCATGATGGAAGCCATGAACCGCGACGGGCTGGGTGTCACGATCTATCACAGCCTCGCCAAGGAAGTGGACGCGCTGTCCCGCTACGCCTGGCGTTGCCAGGACTGCGGGCGCGTCTACCGCCGGCAGCGCCGCACGATCCATCCCCGCCGTCACCGCTGCGGAGCGTGTCGGGGCGCCCTGCGCGAGCTTCCGGTCGCGCAGCGGATTCGTCCAGTGTCCCGAAGACGCGAGACCGGCGGGTCGATTCAGCTCACCCTGCCGTTCTCCATCGCCTAG
- a CDS encoding SIS domain-containing protein, with protein sequence MKDRIIKAFEESAEVKRRFVREHVDRIAQVAQLIGQAFREGRKVLLFGNGGSSTDASHIAAEFVGRYHRDRAPLPAIALATDTAAITCIANDYAYDEIFARQVRAHGQKGDIAIAISTSGNSSNVLKGVQAAKEAGLTTIGWTGGTGGKLAGMVDHAFVVPSTVTARIQESHITLGHVLCELIEEQVFAKNA encoded by the coding sequence ATGAAAGACCGGATTATCAAGGCATTCGAGGAGAGTGCGGAGGTCAAGCGGCGGTTCGTACGGGAACATGTCGACCGGATCGCGCAGGTCGCGCAACTCATCGGACAGGCCTTCCGCGAAGGGCGCAAGGTGCTCCTGTTCGGCAACGGCGGGAGCTCCACCGACGCCTCGCACATCGCCGCCGAGTTCGTCGGCCGCTATCACCGCGACCGGGCTCCGCTGCCCGCCATCGCGCTGGCCACCGATACGGCGGCGATCACCTGCATCGCCAACGACTATGCCTACGACGAGATCTTCGCCCGGCAAGTCCGCGCGCACGGCCAGAAGGGCGACATCGCCATCGCGATCAGCACGAGCGGCAATTCTTCCAACGTGCTGAAGGGCGTCCAGGCGGCGAAGGAAGCCGGCCTCACGACGATCGGCTGGACCGGCGGGACGGGCGGGAAACTGGCCGGCATGGTGGATCACGCGTTCGTCGTACCGTCGACCGTGACGGCCCGCATTCAGGAGAGCCACATTACGCTCGGGCACGTCCTGTGCGAGCTGATCGAGGAACAGGTCTTTGCGAAAAACGCCTGA
- a CDS encoding TIGR02710 family CRISPR-associated CARF protein codes for MSNEAGNRSGSLIESRADAIVAPVMAAESPIKALLIAVTDDAPPAIYAINRLKPDSLCLFVPESAKALVEKAIQPKIAQMPRRWDWIVTPDPQRFMACYQALARALPDLLRTWEVHPGELVTDLTGATPAMAAALSLAGMPYTSRAVTLLRSAAGSPSDGETVTVEGQTYVWAQGNPWDEAAAWSRREGCELFNRGEFGAAASLFRQIEARVSGGQKPLYRALADLAEGYGLWEKFQYRPAWEKLKISLKALEMASVWGGPPGLKQVLPAIKANAGFLEHLVLDPLEVKEAVALDLLAHARRRADVDHDAEAAMVALVRALEAFAQRQLFKQYKIKTWDVQPEQLPQALQETCRTCYLDDVDGKYKLPLQGQFRALAGLGDQMGQTFLAQWPKMKPLLDAAGHAVLGHGFEPVKAERVQQFYDIVIKLTGVSESSLPKFPVLNL; via the coding sequence GTGTCAAACGAGGCAGGGAACCGGTCAGGCTCGTTGATCGAGTCGAGGGCGGATGCTATAGTCGCGCCGGTCATGGCGGCCGAGAGTCCTATTAAAGCCCTGCTGATTGCGGTCACGGACGATGCGCCGCCGGCGATCTATGCGATCAACCGGCTGAAGCCGGACTCGCTCTGCCTCTTCGTGCCGGAATCGGCCAAGGCGTTGGTGGAGAAGGCGATCCAGCCGAAGATCGCGCAGATGCCGCGCCGGTGGGACTGGATCGTGACGCCGGACCCGCAGCGCTTCATGGCGTGCTATCAGGCGTTGGCCCGCGCGCTCCCCGATCTCTTGCGGACCTGGGAGGTGCATCCCGGCGAGTTGGTGACGGACCTGACCGGCGCCACGCCGGCGATGGCGGCCGCCTTGTCGCTGGCGGGGATGCCGTACACCTCGCGGGCGGTGACCTTGCTGCGCTCCGCCGCCGGCTCGCCGTCCGACGGCGAAACGGTGACCGTCGAAGGGCAGACGTACGTGTGGGCGCAGGGCAATCCGTGGGACGAAGCGGCGGCGTGGTCCCGCCGCGAAGGCTGCGAGCTGTTCAATCGAGGGGAATTCGGCGCCGCGGCGTCGCTTTTCCGCCAGATCGAGGCGCGCGTCAGCGGCGGACAAAAGCCGCTCTATCGGGCGCTGGCCGATCTCGCCGAAGGTTACGGGCTCTGGGAGAAATTTCAGTATCGGCCCGCGTGGGAGAAACTCAAGATATCGCTCAAGGCGCTGGAGATGGCGTCGGTGTGGGGCGGGCCGCCGGGCTTGAAGCAGGTCCTGCCGGCGATCAAGGCGAACGCGGGCTTTCTCGAACACCTGGTGCTCGATCCGCTGGAGGTGAAAGAGGCGGTCGCGCTGGATCTCCTGGCGCACGCGCGCCGGCGCGCCGATGTCGATCATGACGCCGAAGCGGCGATGGTCGCCCTGGTCCGCGCCCTCGAGGCTTTCGCGCAGCGACAGCTTTTCAAGCAGTACAAGATCAAGACGTGGGACGTGCAGCCTGAACAGTTGCCGCAGGCGCTGCAGGAGACCTGCCGGACCTGTTACCTGGACGATGTGGACGGCAAGTACAAGCTGCCGCTGCAGGGCCAGTTCCGCGCGCTGGCCGGGTTGGGCGATCAGATGGGGCAGACCTTCCTCGCGCAGTGGCCGAAAATGAAACCGCTCCTCGACGCAGCCGGCCACGCGGTGCTCGGCCACGGCTTCGAGCCGGTCAAAGCCGAGCGGGTGCAGCAGTTCTACGACATCGTTATCAAGCTCACGGGCGTCAGCGAGAGTTCATTGCCGAAGTTTCCGGTTTTGAATCTTTGA
- a CDS encoding thioesterase family protein codes for MDVRIYYEDTDCGGVVYYANYLRYFEWARTEYLEERGISVVELVKDGTQFLVVHADVDYRSPARYGDVLSVETKLTDIGRSSLTFSHVIRERASRRVVVEGSAKLVTVDLQGKVKRLDPSMVEALQAPVERGH; via the coding sequence ATGGACGTTCGCATTTATTATGAAGACACCGACTGCGGCGGGGTGGTCTATTACGCCAACTACCTCAGGTATTTCGAGTGGGCGAGGACGGAATATCTTGAAGAGCGCGGCATCTCGGTCGTCGAGCTGGTGAAGGACGGCACGCAGTTTCTGGTGGTGCACGCGGACGTGGACTACCGGTCCCCCGCCCGCTACGGCGACGTCCTCTCCGTGGAGACCAAGTTGACGGACATCGGCCGCAGTTCCCTGACGTTCAGCCACGTGATCCGGGAACGGGCCAGCCGGCGCGTTGTTGTGGAAGGCTCGGCGAAACTGGTGACCGTGGACCTGCAAGGCAAGGTGAAGCGGTTGGATCCGTCGATGGTGGAAGCGCTACAAGCACCGGTCGAGCGAGGCCATTGA
- a CDS encoding RNA polymerase sigma factor, translating into MDHPEDATRRVREVVDAVYRSESRHVLATLIRLLGEFELAEEALHDAFTAAVEQWERDGVPANPRAWLISAGRFKAIDGMRRRARYDASLAELAERLETETSDPAAWDDDSVEDDRLRLIFTCCHPALFPEARVALTLREVCGLTTEEIAHALLISPPTVAQRIVRAKRKIRDARIPYRVPSQADLPDRLDAVLRVIYLVFNEGYSASSGASLTRPDLSAEAIRLGRLLIELLPEPEALGLLALMLLHESRRAARAAPDGELILLADQDRSLWNRDQIAEGLGLVDRALASRRFGPYTLQAAIAAVHAEAPSAAETDWAQIVGLYDVLSRAESSPVVELNRAVAVAMRDGPDAGLALIDAILARGDLKDYHLAHAARADLCRRLGRTTEARASYRRALGLARQEPERRFLERRLRELPDGG; encoded by the coding sequence ATGGATCATCCGGAAGATGCCACCAGACGGGTGCGCGAAGTGGTGGACGCCGTCTACCGCTCCGAGTCGCGCCATGTCCTCGCCACGCTCATTCGCCTGCTCGGCGAGTTCGAACTCGCCGAAGAGGCCTTGCATGACGCCTTCACCGCGGCGGTCGAGCAATGGGAGCGGGACGGTGTCCCTGCCAATCCCCGGGCGTGGCTCATTTCGGCCGGCCGCTTCAAGGCCATCGACGGCATGCGTCGGCGTGCCCGATACGACGCGTCGCTGGCGGAACTGGCCGAGCGGCTCGAAACCGAGACTTCCGACCCTGCGGCGTGGGACGACGACAGCGTGGAGGACGACCGCTTGCGGCTGATCTTCACCTGCTGCCATCCCGCCCTGTTTCCCGAAGCCCGGGTGGCGCTGACGCTGCGCGAGGTCTGCGGCCTCACCACGGAAGAAATCGCGCACGCGCTCCTCATTTCCCCGCCCACGGTGGCCCAACGTATCGTGCGGGCCAAGAGGAAGATCCGCGACGCGCGCATCCCCTATCGAGTCCCCTCGCAGGCCGATCTGCCGGACCGGCTGGACGCGGTGCTCCGTGTCATTTACCTGGTGTTCAATGAGGGCTACTCCGCCTCCTCCGGCGCTTCGCTCACGCGGCCCGATCTCTCGGCCGAGGCGATCCGGCTGGGGCGTCTGCTGATCGAGTTGCTGCCCGAGCCCGAGGCGCTTGGACTGTTGGCGTTGATGCTCCTGCATGAATCGCGGCGCGCCGCGCGCGCGGCGCCGGACGGCGAGCTGATTCTGTTGGCCGATCAGGATCGCTCGCTGTGGAACCGTGATCAGATCGCGGAGGGATTGGGGCTAGTGGACCGGGCGCTTGCCTCGCGCCGGTTCGGCCCGTACACGCTCCAAGCGGCCATCGCGGCGGTGCACGCCGAGGCGCCGAGCGCCGCCGAGACGGACTGGGCGCAGATCGTCGGACTGTATGACGTGTTGTCACGGGCGGAGTCGTCGCCCGTGGTCGAATTAAACCGCGCGGTGGCGGTGGCGATGCGGGATGGACCGGATGCCGGCTTGGCGCTGATCGACGCCATCCTGGCGCGCGGCGATCTGAAGGACTACCACCTCGCTCATGCGGCGCGGGCGGACCTGTGCCGGCGGCTGGGGAGGACAACCGAGGCTCGAGCCTCGTACCGACGCGCGCTCGGTCTCGCACGGCAGGAGCCGGAGCGGCGGTTTCTCGAACGACGGCTGCGCGAACTGCCGGACGGCGGGTGA
- a CDS encoding DUF1428 domain-containing protein encodes MRYVDGFVLPVPKKNLPTYRRMAQKAGKIWREYGALDYKECVGDDLNTKMGVPFPKSAKAKPGETVVFSYIVYRSRAHRDRVNAKVMKDPRIAAMCDPKSMPFDVRRMVYGGFKVLVDA; translated from the coding sequence ATGCGGTACGTCGATGGATTTGTGCTCCCTGTTCCGAAGAAGAACCTCCCGACCTACCGCCGCATGGCGCAGAAGGCGGGAAAGATCTGGCGGGAGTACGGCGCTCTCGACTACAAGGAGTGCGTCGGCGACGATCTCAATACAAAGATGGGGGTTCCATTCCCGAAAAGCGCCAAGGCTAAGCCGGGCGAGACGGTGGTGTTCTCGTATATCGTATATAGGTCGCGAGCGCATCGCGATCGCGTCAACGCCAAGGTGATGAAGGACCCGCGCATCGCGGCGATGTGCGATCCCAAGTCGATGCCCTTCGACGTCAGGCGCATGGTCTACGGCGGATTCAAGGTCTTGGTCGACGCCTGA
- a CDS encoding DUF1579 domain-containing protein, giving the protein MRFIQLAVATLCIMLTVSPVMAKGKKDDKPMDPQAMMELWKKLATPGEPHKLFASLAGSWTTTTKEWMEPGKPPAESTGTAEMKMLLDGRFLYQEYNSQMMGQPFSGIGIDAYDNLTKKYVTAWIDSMGTGIFIMEGTASPDGKTITLKGSHPEPGGGRMSHRAVWKIIDNNTQTFDMYGAHQGEREMKMLEITYTRKQ; this is encoded by the coding sequence ATGCGTTTCATACAGCTCGCAGTCGCAACATTGTGCATCATGCTGACGGTCTCGCCGGTCATGGCCAAAGGCAAGAAGGACGACAAACCGATGGACCCGCAGGCGATGATGGAACTCTGGAAGAAACTCGCCACGCCCGGTGAGCCGCACAAGCTGTTCGCCAGCCTGGCCGGCAGTTGGACGACCACGACCAAGGAGTGGATGGAGCCCGGCAAGCCTCCCGCGGAATCAACCGGCACCGCGGAGATGAAGATGTTGCTGGACGGGCGTTTTCTCTACCAGGAATACAACAGCCAGATGATGGGGCAACCTTTCTCCGGAATCGGAATCGATGCCTATGACAACCTGACCAAGAAATACGTGACGGCCTGGATCGATTCGATGGGCACGGGAATCTTCATCATGGAAGGGACGGCGAGCCCGGATGGCAAGACGATCACGTTGAAAGGCTCGCATCCAGAACCAGGCGGCGGCCGGATGTCGCATCGCGCGGTTTGGAAGATCATCGATAACAACACACAGACCTTCGACATGTATGGCGCTCACCAGGGCGAAAGGGAAATGAAGATGCTGGAGATCACGTACACGCGGAAGCAGTAG
- a CDS encoding sigma 54-interacting transcriptional regulator, translated as MDRHAPSPCETLADQYQTLLEVTEAISTRHNLPDLFHDLAQRLPRVAPVNFVALSLYDAERNLMRLHTLQTNVPAEIVGGHEEPLEETPTGLVWRTQQPLIIQDISDEQRWPKVIGRMREDGIRSLCMVPLTTALRRLGTIGFASVEKGAYAEKDVVFLQQVARQIAVTVDNVLHHQDLTRDRDRLRLLLEVNNAVVSHLDLRDVFVAVSACLRKVIRHDGSALVLFDSATNRCRVHVLDFARKEDFVEEHPITPECKSPSDKAIATKKPAVYRKRDLELLAVESEITRRLLSQGVRSFCSVPLLSHERVLGALNVGRTREEDFTPAECELLNQVAQQIAIAVENGLAYQEIAQLKEKLTKEKLYLEEEIQTEYNFEEIVGESRALKRVLKQVETVAVTDSTVLILGETGSGKELVARALHNLSGRQERTFVKLNCAAIPTGLLESELFGHEKGAFTGAIGRKIGRFELADGGTLFLDEVGEIPLELQVKLLRVLQEREFERLGSNRTLRVDVRLIAATNRDLAQLVEEKKFRSDLFYRLNVFPITVPPLRERVEDIPLLVRHFTQKFAQRMKKRVETIPAAAMKALQGYAWPGNVRELENFIERAVILTQGSDLYVPLSELKSESSEATNSLNTTLEQAEREHILKALRDSDWVIGGPAGAAVRLGMKRTTLQSKMQKLGIFRPS; from the coding sequence ATGGATAGGCACGCCCCATCTCCCTGCGAGACCCTAGCGGATCAATACCAAACCCTGCTGGAGGTCACCGAGGCGATCTCGACACGGCACAATCTGCCGGACCTGTTCCACGATCTCGCTCAGCGACTTCCTCGGGTTGCGCCCGTCAATTTCGTCGCTCTGTCTCTCTATGATGCCGAGCGCAACCTGATGCGGTTGCACACGCTTCAGACCAATGTTCCGGCAGAGATTGTAGGAGGCCACGAAGAACCTCTTGAGGAGACTCCGACCGGACTGGTCTGGCGCACACAACAACCACTCATTATCCAGGACATTTCAGACGAGCAGCGCTGGCCCAAAGTCATCGGTCGGATGCGTGAGGACGGCATCCGGTCTCTGTGCATGGTGCCCCTCACCACGGCTCTACGGCGGCTCGGAACCATCGGGTTCGCCAGCGTGGAAAAGGGGGCTTACGCTGAAAAGGACGTGGTGTTTCTTCAGCAGGTGGCGCGACAAATCGCGGTGACCGTGGACAACGTTCTCCATCATCAAGACCTGACCCGTGACCGGGACAGGCTGCGCCTGTTGCTGGAAGTCAACAATGCGGTGGTGTCCCACTTAGACCTGCGAGACGTCTTCGTCGCAGTCAGCGCGTGCCTGCGAAAGGTCATCCGGCACGATGGGTCTGCGCTAGTGTTGTTCGACTCCGCTACCAATCGCTGTCGCGTTCATGTGCTGGACTTCGCAAGGAAGGAAGACTTCGTTGAAGAGCATCCGATCACACCCGAATGCAAGTCTCCGTCGGACAAAGCGATCGCCACCAAGAAACCGGCGGTCTATCGGAAGCGCGATCTGGAGCTGTTGGCGGTCGAATCCGAGATCACCCGACGGCTGCTGAGCCAGGGAGTCCGCTCATTCTGCTCCGTTCCTCTCCTGTCGCATGAGAGAGTCCTCGGCGCATTGAACGTGGGGCGTACGCGTGAAGAGGACTTCACACCGGCCGAGTGCGAACTCCTCAACCAGGTCGCGCAACAGATCGCCATCGCGGTGGAGAACGGGCTGGCCTATCAGGAGATTGCCCAGCTCAAAGAAAAGCTGACGAAGGAAAAGCTCTATCTCGAAGAGGAAATCCAGACCGAATACAACTTTGAGGAGATCGTCGGCGAGAGCCGCGCGCTCAAACGCGTCCTCAAACAGGTGGAAACGGTCGCCGTCACCGACTCCACGGTTCTGATTCTGGGAGAGACCGGCAGCGGGAAGGAACTCGTCGCACGGGCGCTTCACAACTTGAGCGGCCGACAGGAGCGGACATTCGTCAAGTTGAATTGTGCCGCGATTCCGACGGGCCTGCTCGAGAGCGAATTGTTCGGGCACGAGAAAGGCGCTTTTACCGGGGCGATCGGGAGAAAAATCGGTCGATTCGAACTGGCCGACGGGGGGACACTGTTCCTCGACGAGGTGGGAGAAATTCCGCTGGAGTTACAGGTCAAGTTACTCCGTGTGCTCCAGGAGCGGGAGTTTGAACGATTGGGGAGCAACCGAACGTTGCGGGTCGATGTTCGCCTGATCGCCGCGACCAATCGCGATTTGGCTCAACTGGTCGAGGAGAAAAAGTTCCGCAGCGATTTGTTTTACCGGCTCAATGTGTTCCCGATCACGGTGCCCCCGCTGCGCGAGCGGGTCGAAGACATTCCTTTGCTCGTCAGACATTTCACCCAGAAGTTCGCTCAACGAATGAAGAAGCGCGTGGAGACGATTCCCGCCGCGGCCATGAAGGCGCTGCAGGGCTATGCGTGGCCGGGCAACGTGCGGGAGCTGGAAAACTTCATCGAACGGGCCGTGATCCTGACGCAAGGGAGCGATCTCTATGTTCCGTTGTCCGAACTGAAATCGGAATCGAGCGAGGCGACGAACTCGCTGAACACGACCCTGGAGCAGGCCGAGCGCGAACATATTCTCAAGGCTCTCCGGGACAGCGACTGGGTAATCGGTGGTCCGGCTGGAGCCGCCGTCCGGCTCGGCATGAAGCGTACCACCCTGCAATCGAAAATGCAGAAGCTCGGCATTTTCCGCCCTTCGTAG